Proteins encoded within one genomic window of Streptomyces kaniharaensis:
- the tmk gene encoding dTMP kinase, producing the protein MTSEEQPTPSAAPAARAAMPDLPEVVPAGTPTERARALLRTRPYRRLWTTQLIGGAADRLGLLVLLALTVIAAALGGQFGDLPRSLAFAIAAVFAVRLAATVLVGVLLLGPVHQLVAGKLDRRWTLFGADALRAVLIAVAPWWIVWLGSGPKPSGATTYVLLATVFVTGAAERVWEIAKTVTVPGLLPPANPYAPAAEQRPSAANLDTVRSLDRFTGWATVPLAAVGLIGFTLVNNIAAALGSDWFRAHQVTFAALGAAGLFTAAAVRDYLQQLPGGPVAAAPHSPLQGLRAPTDATPGPALSKGRTGSAPYFTFAVAAGFASMAGVAALALLTAAEHRAGPIGYGLLVLAAAGAPAVGARLTRATLPALSRRRLLALALLAEGVTLILAGLVLDFVLVLLLTGLAGLAAGIVVSAGRTLLAQEVEEARLPKVTEHLYAVLRAVVGSALVAVPLIAAAYGDVEYGTVKPGSFTFIHGGAALAVATTGLLTLVLAAVVLLKTDDRRGTAPFGRDLLDALRGDSGPAAHRTTGTGFFIALEGGDGAGKSTQAQALADWIRGKGHEVVLTREPGGSPVGQRLRGLVLDVGNTGLSHRAEALIYAADRAEHVENVIRPALARGAVVITDRYMDSSIAYQGAGRDLAATEVARISRWATGGLVPDLTVVLDVDPTKARERFTEALDRLESEPTEFHQRVRSGFLALAAADPARYLVVDGSQAPGLVTTAIRHRLDRELPLSEQEKVARAEQERLAREEAERCAAEEARKKAEAEAAERKRQELLEQLRAEQAEKERLAKEEAERAAAEARRKAEEEARRKAEEEARRRAEEEAKRRAAEEARLVAEAAERKRLADEAAAQAELQRQRELQREEQRRRAEEALQRAEEARLARAAALAAAAAAAAAAAETAKATGAAADGAAGVAGGRPGPGGGAAGSGAPGAVGDEATRELSLRDRQPAVRAEDAAEETTKLPAVPATAMDVTAKLPAVPAEAADETAVLPRVPAEADRPQADRTEVLPRVESGRAEDRVPPGLWREEPTDTTRELPVVDEGQAQPDATEPRPRPEWAEETPMDDLPSLTDTLLGSRDEWTRWERSGGAGQDPQGPAGGAGDSDGDADTGGDDTGDGGKGKGRRWGRRG; encoded by the coding sequence ATGACGAGCGAGGAGCAGCCCACCCCCAGCGCCGCCCCGGCCGCCAGAGCCGCCATGCCCGACCTGCCCGAGGTCGTGCCGGCCGGGACCCCGACGGAGCGTGCCCGAGCCCTGCTGCGGACGCGCCCCTACCGGCGCCTCTGGACCACCCAGCTGATCGGCGGCGCCGCCGACCGGCTCGGTCTGCTGGTCCTGCTCGCGCTCACCGTGATCGCCGCCGCCCTCGGCGGCCAGTTCGGCGACCTGCCGCGCAGCCTGGCCTTCGCCATCGCCGCCGTCTTCGCCGTCCGGCTGGCCGCGACCGTGCTGGTCGGCGTCCTGCTGCTCGGGCCGGTGCACCAGCTGGTCGCCGGCAAGCTCGACCGGCGCTGGACGCTGTTCGGCGCGGACGCGCTGCGCGCCGTGCTGATCGCCGTCGCGCCCTGGTGGATCGTCTGGCTGGGCTCCGGCCCGAAGCCGTCCGGCGCCACCACGTACGTCCTGCTCGCCACCGTCTTCGTGACCGGCGCCGCCGAGCGGGTTTGGGAGATCGCGAAGACCGTGACCGTCCCGGGTCTGCTGCCGCCCGCCAACCCCTACGCGCCCGCCGCCGAGCAGCGGCCGTCCGCCGCCAACCTGGACACCGTCCGGAGCCTGGACCGGTTCACCGGCTGGGCCACCGTGCCGCTCGCGGCCGTCGGCCTGATCGGGTTCACCCTGGTCAACAACATCGCCGCGGCGCTCGGCTCGGACTGGTTCCGGGCCCACCAGGTCACCTTCGCCGCCCTCGGAGCGGCCGGCCTGTTCACCGCCGCCGCCGTCCGCGACTACCTCCAGCAGCTGCCCGGCGGGCCGGTCGCCGCCGCCCCGCACTCGCCGCTTCAGGGTCTGCGCGCCCCCACCGACGCCACCCCCGGCCCCGCCCTGAGCAAGGGCCGCACCGGCAGCGCCCCGTACTTCACCTTCGCCGTCGCGGCCGGTTTCGCGTCGATGGCCGGCGTCGCCGCGCTCGCGCTGCTCACCGCCGCCGAGCACCGGGCCGGGCCGATCGGCTACGGCCTGCTCGTGCTCGCCGCCGCCGGGGCGCCCGCCGTCGGAGCCCGCCTCACCCGGGCGACCCTGCCCGCGCTCTCCCGCCGCCGGCTGCTCGCGCTGGCGCTGCTCGCCGAGGGCGTGACGCTGATCCTGGCCGGGCTGGTCCTCGACTTCGTGCTCGTCCTGCTGCTCACCGGGCTGGCCGGGCTCGCCGCCGGAATCGTCGTCTCGGCGGGGCGCACCCTGCTCGCCCAGGAGGTCGAGGAGGCACGGCTGCCCAAGGTCACCGAGCACCTGTACGCGGTGCTGCGGGCCGTGGTCGGCAGCGCGCTGGTCGCCGTCCCGCTGATCGCCGCCGCCTACGGGGACGTCGAGTACGGCACCGTCAAGCCCGGTTCCTTCACCTTCATCCACGGTGGCGCGGCCCTCGCCGTCGCCACCACGGGCCTGCTGACGCTCGTGCTCGCCGCCGTCGTCCTGCTCAAGACCGACGACCGGCGCGGCACCGCCCCGTTCGGCCGTGACCTGCTGGACGCGCTGCGCGGCGACAGCGGCCCGGCAGCGCACCGGACCACCGGCACCGGCTTCTTCATCGCCCTGGAGGGCGGCGACGGCGCCGGCAAGTCCACCCAGGCCCAGGCGCTCGCCGACTGGATCCGCGGCAAGGGCCACGAGGTCGTGCTCACCCGCGAGCCCGGCGGCAGCCCGGTCGGGCAGCGGCTGCGCGGCCTCGTCCTCGACGTCGGCAACACCGGCCTCTCGCACCGCGCCGAGGCCCTGATCTACGCCGCCGACCGGGCCGAGCACGTCGAGAACGTCATCCGGCCGGCCCTCGCCCGCGGTGCCGTCGTCATCACCGACCGGTACATGGACTCCTCCATCGCCTACCAGGGCGCCGGACGCGACCTCGCCGCGACCGAGGTCGCCCGGATCTCCCGCTGGGCGACCGGCGGGCTGGTGCCCGACCTGACCGTCGTCCTGGACGTCGACCCGACCAAGGCCCGGGAGCGCTTCACCGAGGCGCTGGACCGGCTGGAGTCCGAGCCGACCGAGTTCCACCAGCGGGTCCGGTCCGGCTTCCTCGCCCTCGCGGCCGCCGACCCGGCGCGCTACCTCGTCGTCGACGGCAGCCAGGCGCCCGGCCTCGTCACCACGGCCATCCGGCACCGGCTCGACCGGGAGCTGCCGCTCTCCGAGCAGGAGAAGGTCGCCCGCGCCGAGCAGGAGCGGCTCGCCCGCGAGGAGGCCGAGCGGTGCGCCGCCGAGGAGGCCCGCAAGAAGGCCGAGGCGGAGGCCGCCGAACGCAAGCGGCAGGAACTGCTGGAGCAGCTGCGCGCCGAGCAGGCCGAGAAGGAGCGACTGGCCAAGGAGGAGGCCGAGCGTGCCGCCGCCGAGGCCCGGCGCAAGGCCGAGGAGGAGGCCCGGCGCAAGGCGGAGGAGGAAGCCCGCCGCCGCGCCGAGGAGGAGGCGAAGCGCCGCGCCGCCGAGGAGGCCCGGCTGGTCGCGGAGGCCGCCGAGCGCAAGCGGCTCGCCGACGAGGCCGCCGCGCAGGCGGAGCTCCAGCGGCAGCGGGAGCTCCAGCGCGAGGAGCAGCGCCGCCGGGCCGAGGAGGCGCTGCAGCGGGCGGAGGAGGCCCGGCTGGCGCGGGCCGCCGCGCTCGCCGCGGCCGCGGCTGCGGCTGCGGCGGCGGCCGAGACGGCCAAGGCGACCGGGGCGGCGGCCGATGGCGCCGCGGGCGTGGCCGGCGGACGGCCGGGTCCGGGTGGGGGCGCTGCGGGCAGCGGTGCTCCGGGTGCGGTCGGCGACGAGGCGACGCGCGAGCTGTCGCTGCGGGACCGGCAGCCTGCCGTCCGGGCGGAGGATGCCGCCGAGGAGACGACGAAGCTGCCAGCCGTCCCGGCGACGGCGATGGACGTGACCGCGAAGCTGCCGGCCGTCCCGGCGGAGGCCGCGGACGAGACGGCCGTGCTGCCCCGGGTGCCCGCCGAGGCCGACCGGCCCCAGGCCGACCGGACCGAGGTGCTGCCGCGGGTCGAGTCGGGCCGCGCCGAGGACCGGGTGCCCCCGGGTCTGTGGCGCGAGGAGCCGACGGACACCACGCGGGAGCTGCCGGTGGTGGACGAGGGCCAGGCGCAGCCCGACGCCACCGAGCCGCGGCCGCGGCCCGAGTGGGCCGAGGAGACGCCGATGGACGACCTGCCGAGCCTCACCGACACGCTGCTCGGCTCGCGTGACGAGTGGACCCGCTGGGAGCGGAGCGGCGGCGCCGGCCAGGACCCGCAGGGCCCGGCCGGCGGCGCCGGCGACAGCGACGGTGACGCCGACACGGGTGGCGATGACACGGGCGACGGCGGCAAGGGCAAGGGCCGCCGCTGGGGCCGCCGGGGCTGA
- the topA gene encoding type I DNA topoisomerase yields the protein MSPSSETAHGQRLVIVESPAKAKTIKGYLGPGYIVEASVGHIRDLPSTAAEVPDKYTGEVRRLGVDVDHDFAPIYVVNADKKSQVSKLKSLLAESDELFLATDEDREGEAIAWHLQQVLKPKVPVHRMVFHEITKTAIQEAVANPRELNQRLVDAQETRRILDRLYGFEVSPVLWKKVMPKLSAGRVQSVATRLVVERERERMAFRSASYWDLVGTFGTGRTPADAANPETFGARLATVDGKRIASGRDFGPDGRLKAASANALHLDEQAARQLAAALAQTAFSVRSVESKPYRRSPYAPFRTTTLQQEASRKLGFGAKRTMQVAQKLYENGFITYMRTDSTTLSDTAIAAARAQVTQLYGADYLPDAPRTYASKVKNAQEAHEAVRPSGDRFRTPAETGLSGDDFKLYELIWMRTVASQMKDAVGQSVTVRVGGTSGDGRDVEFSASGKIITFHGFLKAYVEGADDPNAELDDRERRLPQVAQGDPLGAERITPEGHATKPPARYTEASLVKELEDREIGRPSTYASIIDTIIQRRYVFKKGTALVPSFLSFAVVNLLEKHFGRLVDYDFTAKMEDDLDRIAAGEAQSVPWLKRFYFGEGEGHATGGAAEAGNGDGDHLGGLKELVTDLGAIDAREISSFRISDDLTLRVGRYGPYVERASAVEGEPGQRADIPDDLPPDELTVELAEELLAKPSGDFELGPDPVSGNMLVAKDGRYGPYVTEILPEGTPKTGKNAVKPRTASLFKTMSLDTVTLEDALRLLSLPRVVGTDAEGAEITAQNGRYGPYLKRGTDSRSLTSEDQLFTITLDEALAIYAQPKQRGRAAAAPPLKELGTDPVSERPVVVKDGRFGPYVTDGETNATLRKDDDVETITPERGYELLAEKRARGPVKKAAKKAPAKKATAAKKTAAAKTAAKKTTAKTTTAKKTVAKKTTTAAAKKTAAEKTTTSRTTSTDEG from the coding sequence GTGTCCCCGAGCAGCGAGACCGCGCACGGACAGCGACTCGTCATTGTCGAGTCGCCGGCCAAGGCGAAGACGATCAAGGGCTACCTGGGCCCCGGCTACATCGTCGAGGCGAGCGTCGGGCACATCCGCGACCTGCCCAGCACCGCGGCCGAGGTGCCGGACAAGTACACCGGCGAGGTGCGCCGCCTCGGGGTGGACGTCGACCACGACTTCGCGCCCATCTACGTGGTCAATGCGGACAAGAAGTCCCAGGTCAGCAAGTTGAAGTCGCTGCTCGCGGAGTCCGACGAGCTCTTCCTCGCCACCGATGAGGACCGCGAGGGCGAGGCCATCGCGTGGCACCTCCAGCAGGTCCTCAAGCCCAAGGTGCCGGTGCACCGGATGGTGTTCCACGAGATCACCAAGACCGCGATCCAGGAGGCCGTGGCCAACCCGCGCGAGCTGAACCAGCGCCTGGTCGACGCCCAGGAGACCCGCCGCATCCTCGACCGCCTCTACGGCTTCGAGGTCTCGCCGGTGCTGTGGAAGAAGGTCATGCCGAAGCTGTCGGCCGGCCGCGTGCAGTCCGTCGCGACCCGCCTGGTGGTCGAGCGCGAGCGCGAGCGGATGGCCTTCCGCAGCGCGTCCTACTGGGACCTGGTCGGCACCTTCGGCACCGGCCGCACCCCGGCCGACGCGGCCAACCCGGAGACGTTCGGCGCCCGGCTCGCCACGGTCGACGGCAAGCGGATCGCCAGCGGCCGCGACTTCGGCCCGGACGGTCGGCTGAAGGCCGCCAGTGCCAACGCCCTGCACCTGGACGAGCAGGCCGCCCGGCAGCTGGCCGCCGCCCTGGCGCAGACCGCGTTCAGCGTCCGCAGCGTCGAGTCCAAGCCCTACCGCCGCTCGCCGTACGCGCCGTTCCGCACCACCACGCTCCAGCAGGAGGCCAGCCGCAAGCTGGGCTTCGGCGCCAAGCGGACCATGCAGGTGGCCCAGAAGCTGTACGAGAACGGCTTCATCACCTATATGCGTACCGACTCCACCACGCTGTCGGACACCGCGATCGCCGCCGCCCGGGCCCAGGTCACCCAGCTCTACGGCGCCGACTACCTGCCGGACGCGCCGCGCACCTACGCCAGCAAGGTCAAGAACGCGCAGGAGGCGCACGAGGCCGTCCGCCCCTCCGGCGACCGGTTCCGCACCCCCGCCGAGACCGGCCTGAGCGGCGACGACTTCAAGCTGTACGAGCTGATCTGGATGCGCACCGTCGCCTCCCAGATGAAGGACGCGGTCGGCCAGTCCGTCACCGTCCGGGTCGGCGGCACCTCCGGGGACGGCCGGGACGTCGAGTTCTCCGCGTCCGGCAAGATCATCACCTTCCACGGCTTCCTGAAGGCCTACGTCGAGGGCGCCGACGACCCGAACGCCGAGCTCGACGACCGCGAGCGCCGACTGCCGCAGGTCGCCCAGGGCGACCCGCTGGGCGCCGAGCGGATCACCCCGGAGGGCCACGCCACCAAGCCGCCGGCCCGCTACACCGAGGCCTCGCTGGTCAAGGAGCTGGAGGACCGGGAGATCGGCCGCCCCTCCACCTACGCGTCGATCATCGACACGATCATCCAGCGCCGGTACGTGTTCAAGAAGGGGACGGCGCTCGTCCCGTCCTTCCTCTCCTTCGCCGTGGTCAACCTGCTGGAGAAGCACTTCGGCCGACTGGTCGACTACGACTTCACCGCCAAGATGGAGGACGACCTCGACCGGATCGCCGCGGGTGAGGCGCAGTCCGTGCCGTGGCTGAAGCGTTTCTACTTCGGTGAGGGCGAGGGCCACGCCACCGGCGGCGCCGCCGAGGCCGGCAACGGCGACGGCGACCACCTGGGCGGCCTGAAGGAGCTGGTCACCGACCTCGGCGCGATCGACGCCCGGGAGATCAGCTCGTTCCGGATCAGCGACGACCTCACCCTGCGGGTCGGCCGCTACGGCCCGTACGTCGAGCGCGCCTCCGCCGTCGAGGGCGAGCCCGGCCAGCGCGCCGACATCCCGGACGACCTGCCGCCGGACGAGCTCACCGTCGAGCTGGCCGAGGAGCTGCTGGCCAAGCCCAGTGGCGACTTCGAGCTCGGCCCGGACCCGGTCAGCGGCAACATGCTGGTGGCCAAGGACGGCCGCTACGGCCCGTACGTGACCGAGATCCTGCCCGAAGGCACGCCCAAGACCGGCAAGAACGCGGTCAAGCCGCGCACCGCCTCACTCTTCAAGACGATGTCGCTGGACACCGTCACCCTGGAGGACGCGCTGCGGCTGCTCTCGCTGCCGCGCGTGGTCGGCACCGACGCCGAGGGCGCGGAGATCACCGCGCAGAACGGCCGCTACGGCCCATACCTCAAGCGCGGCACCGACTCGCGCTCGCTCACCAGCGAGGACCAGCTCTTCACGATCACCCTCGACGAGGCGCTGGCGATCTACGCCCAGCCCAAGCAGCGCGGCCGGGCCGCCGCCGCCCCGCCGCTCAAGGAGCTGGGCACCGACCCGGTCAGCGAGCGCCCGGTGGTGGTCAAGGACGGTCGCTTCGGCCCGTACGTGACCGACGGCGAGACGAACGCCACGCTGCGCAAGGACGACGACGTCGAGACCATCACGCCGGAGCGCGGCTACGAGCTGCTCGCCGAGAAGCGGGCGCGCGGGCCGGTGAAGAAGGCGGCGAAGAAGGCCCCGGCTAAGAAGGCGACCGCGGCCAAGAAGACGGCGGCGGCCAAGACGGCGGCGAAGAAGACGACCGCCAAGACGACGACCGCGAAGAAGACGGTGGCCAAGAAGACCACGACGGCCGCGGCGAAGAAGACGGCCGCCGAGAAGACCACCACGAGCAGGACCACGTCCACCGACGAGGGCTGA
- a CDS encoding small secreted protein produces the protein MNKRLLAVPALGALLAFGAVGCGDDNSKQLESWASNVCGAAKDPIAQAQTALADTGQVKTGETPADLQKRLSTDIGRLAKTNQDIAKSIDAAGAPKVDDGTNLQKDTVAELNKAADGYLDVQKKLDALSNTDQAKFADGLRSVADQVQQLASLSTQAQAKLQRGELGAAMAKQDGCKPAASTAPTAGATGTPTAGATGAPTAGATGTPAPGTPAPSATGGASPAATPGASAGTTPAAAPSTPAPSAS, from the coding sequence GTGAACAAGCGACTGCTGGCCGTACCCGCCCTCGGCGCGCTGCTCGCGTTCGGCGCCGTGGGCTGCGGCGACGACAACAGCAAGCAGCTGGAGTCCTGGGCGTCGAACGTCTGCGGCGCGGCCAAGGACCCGATCGCCCAGGCGCAGACGGCGCTCGCCGACACCGGCCAGGTGAAGACCGGCGAGACCCCGGCCGATCTGCAGAAACGACTCTCCACGGACATCGGGCGGCTGGCCAAGACCAACCAGGACATCGCGAAGTCCATCGACGCGGCCGGGGCCCCCAAGGTCGACGACGGCACGAACCTACAGAAGGACACCGTCGCCGAGCTGAACAAGGCGGCCGACGGCTACCTGGACGTCCAGAAGAAGCTGGACGCGCTGTCCAACACCGACCAGGCGAAGTTCGCCGACGGGCTGCGCAGCGTCGCCGACCAGGTGCAGCAGCTGGCCTCGCTGTCCACCCAGGCGCAGGCCAAGCTCCAGCGCGGCGAACTCGGCGCGGCGATGGCCAAGCAGGACGGCTGCAAGCCCGCCGCGAGCACCGCTCCGACCGCCGGGGCGACGGGTACGCCGACTGCCGGTGCGACCGGTGCGCCGACCGCCGGTGCGACCGGCACTCCGGCCCCCGGCACCCCCGCCCCGTCCGCCACGGGCGGCGCCAGCCCGGCGGCCACCCCCGGCGCGAGCGCCGGCACCACCCCGGCCGCCGCCCCGTCCACGCCCGCGCCCAGCGCGAGCTGA
- a CDS encoding DUF3592 domain-containing protein: MDPTTATVGGLVLALFGGALLLWCAAEVRLRHRVRRRGVPAVAVVVAEADVHGELDSAPLLAFSALPSVGGPGAGRVAERVLARPRGHTPLRRPDRLAPGASVRICYDPRRPSRVVLAAGEVSRPAVADLLWTALGTGCLAAGAGLLAAVIG; the protein is encoded by the coding sequence GTGGATCCGACGACGGCGACGGTGGGCGGGCTGGTGCTCGCCCTCTTCGGTGGCGCGTTGTTGCTCTGGTGCGCCGCCGAAGTGCGCCTGCGCCATCGTGTGCGCCGCCGGGGAGTGCCGGCCGTGGCCGTCGTCGTCGCCGAGGCCGACGTGCACGGCGAGCTCGACAGCGCGCCGCTGCTCGCCTTCTCCGCCCTGCCGTCGGTCGGCGGTCCCGGAGCGGGGCGGGTCGCCGAGCGGGTGCTCGCCCGTCCGCGCGGCCACACCCCGCTGCGCCGTCCGGACCGCCTCGCGCCCGGCGCCTCCGTGCGGATCTGCTACGACCCGCGCCGCCCGAGCCGGGTCGTGCTGGCGGCGGGCGAGGTCAGCCGCCCCGCGGTCGCCGACCTGCTGTGGACCGCGCTCGGCACGGGCTGCCTGGCTGCGGGCGCCGGCCTGCTGGCCGCGGTCATCGGCTGA
- a CDS encoding DUF7059 domain-containing protein: MISSPALDPTRLAKLREALLAASFTADGCLDLLGPTGYAALARSEAVPALRATRGGSPLETLVRLFLLQQPVPYKAAAAALPVEDCLADGWLRPDGDLVRATVDVRPYANEVAGMPSSDAWVVSDLGCAVGGAGGIGSGETAHGVARKDLVLGVGGASTTLANITVRRPVRTALDLGSGSGVQALHAARHAQRVTATDLNPRALRFSELTLALSGFDNTEALTGSLFEPIGERKFDLIVSNPPFVISPAGRFTYRDGGMAGDDLCRSLVRSAAAHLEPGGYCQLLANWQHVKGEDWHERLAGWVAGTSLDAWIVQREVQDVAQYAELWLRDGGDHRGPGGDYQARYGEWLDAFEAGRVEGIGMGWITLRAGGAERPAVRVEEWPHPVEQPLGPHIEEWFGRQDFLRSHDDAGLLAARYVLADEVVQEQVGAPGAEDPEHVILRHNRGMRRATKVDTVGAGFVGVCDGTLSAGEIVDAIAHLLGEDRVVLRDRVPESLRLLTEQGFIHPVG; the protein is encoded by the coding sequence GTGATCAGTAGCCCCGCTCTCGACCCCACCCGCCTCGCCAAGTTGCGCGAGGCGCTGCTCGCCGCCTCGTTCACCGCCGACGGCTGCCTCGACCTGCTCGGGCCCACCGGCTACGCGGCACTGGCCCGCAGCGAGGCGGTCCCGGCGCTGCGCGCGACCCGCGGTGGCAGCCCGCTGGAGACGCTGGTCCGGCTGTTCCTCCTCCAGCAGCCCGTCCCGTACAAGGCGGCCGCCGCCGCGCTGCCGGTCGAGGACTGCCTGGCCGACGGCTGGCTGCGCCCGGACGGCGATCTGGTGCGCGCCACCGTGGACGTCCGCCCGTACGCCAACGAGGTGGCCGGGATGCCCAGTTCGGACGCCTGGGTGGTCTCCGACCTGGGCTGCGCGGTGGGCGGCGCGGGCGGCATCGGATCCGGCGAGACCGCGCACGGCGTCGCCCGCAAGGACCTGGTGCTCGGCGTCGGCGGAGCGTCCACGACGCTGGCCAACATCACCGTGCGCCGCCCGGTCCGGACCGCGCTGGACCTCGGTTCGGGCTCCGGTGTGCAGGCGCTGCACGCGGCCCGGCACGCCCAGCGGGTCACCGCCACCGACCTCAACCCGCGTGCGCTGCGCTTCTCCGAGCTGACCCTGGCGCTGTCCGGTTTCGACAACACGGAGGCCCTCACCGGCAGTCTCTTCGAGCCGATCGGGGAGCGGAAGTTCGACCTGATCGTCTCCAACCCGCCGTTCGTCATCTCGCCGGCCGGCCGGTTCACTTACCGCGACGGCGGCATGGCCGGCGACGACCTGTGCCGCAGCCTGGTCCGCTCCGCCGCTGCCCACCTGGAGCCCGGTGGTTACTGCCAGCTGCTGGCCAACTGGCAACACGTCAAGGGCGAGGACTGGCACGAGCGGCTGGCCGGCTGGGTCGCCGGCACCAGTCTGGACGCATGGATCGTCCAGCGCGAGGTCCAGGACGTCGCCCAGTACGCCGAGTTGTGGCTGCGCGACGGCGGCGACCACCGCGGCCCGGGCGGCGACTACCAGGCCCGGTACGGCGAGTGGCTGGACGCCTTCGAGGCGGGCCGGGTCGAGGGCATCGGCATGGGCTGGATCACCCTGCGGGCGGGCGGCGCCGAGCGCCCGGCGGTCCGGGTGGAGGAGTGGCCGCACCCGGTGGAGCAGCCGCTCGGCCCCCACATCGAGGAGTGGTTCGGCCGGCAGGACTTCCTGCGCTCCCACGACGACGCGGGCCTGCTCGCGGCCCGCTACGTGCTGGCCGACGAGGTGGTCCAGGAGCAGGTGGGCGCGCCCGGGGCGGAGGACCCGGAGCACGTGATCCTGCGTCACAACCGCGGCATGCGGCGCGCCACCAAGGTGGACACGGTGGGCGCGGGCTTCGTCGGGGTCTGCGACGGGACGCTGTCGGCCGGCGAGATCGTGGACGCCATCGCGCACCTGCTCGGCGAGGACAGGGTGGTCCTGCGGGACCGGGTGCCCGAGTCGCTGCGGCTGCTGACCGAGCAGGGCTTCATCCACCCGGTCGGCTGA
- a CDS encoding DNA polymerase III subunit delta' has translation MAVWDDLVGQDRVVEQLTAAARAAGATVAAGRGAAPEEGANASLMTHAWLFTGPPGAGQVTAARAFAAALQCTSPDLALGGTPGCGFCEGCHTVLAGSHADVKYVRTDGLSIGVGDMRDLVLRASSYPTGGRWSVILVDAAHRLTEAAANALLKGVEEPSPRTVWLLCAPSVQDVLPTIRSRCRLLVLRTPAAEAVADMLVRRDGVEPETARLAALAGQGDIERSRRLAVDEQARVRRTDVLRIPLEVADIGGCLAAAQRLVDTAKADAEALAETQDAKETDDLKAAYGAAEGSKAPRGMAGAVKELEKRQKSRATRTRRETLGVALLDLLGFYRDVLALQLGSTGALANEDQRQALNRVAQAGPPESTLRRIEAVLACREALDRNVDPLLAVEAMTVALRAG, from the coding sequence GTGGCCGTCTGGGACGACCTGGTGGGCCAGGATCGGGTGGTCGAGCAGCTGACCGCCGCCGCCCGGGCGGCCGGGGCGACGGTGGCGGCCGGCCGGGGAGCCGCGCCGGAGGAGGGCGCGAACGCCTCCCTGATGACGCATGCCTGGCTGTTCACCGGCCCGCCCGGGGCCGGGCAGGTCACCGCCGCGCGGGCGTTCGCGGCGGCCCTCCAGTGCACCAGCCCGGACCTCGCGCTCGGCGGCACGCCCGGCTGCGGGTTCTGCGAGGGCTGCCACACGGTGCTGGCCGGCAGCCACGCCGACGTGAAGTACGTCCGGACCGACGGCCTGTCCATCGGCGTCGGCGACATGCGCGACCTCGTGCTGCGCGCCTCCAGCTACCCGACCGGCGGGCGCTGGTCGGTGATCCTCGTGGACGCCGCCCACCGGCTCACCGAGGCCGCCGCGAACGCGCTGCTCAAGGGGGTAGAGGAGCCCTCCCCGCGGACCGTCTGGCTGCTCTGCGCCCCCTCCGTCCAGGACGTGCTGCCGACGATCCGCTCGCGCTGCCGCCTGCTCGTCCTGCGCACCCCGGCCGCCGAGGCCGTCGCCGACATGCTGGTCCGCCGCGACGGCGTCGAACCGGAGACCGCCCGGCTGGCAGCGCTCGCCGGCCAGGGCGACATCGAGCGCTCGCGCCGCCTCGCCGTCGACGAGCAGGCCCGCGTCCGGCGCACCGACGTGCTGCGGATCCCGCTGGAGGTCGCCGACATCGGCGGCTGCCTGGCCGCCGCCCAGCGCCTCGTGGACACCGCCAAGGCCGACGCCGAGGCGCTCGCCGAGACCCAGGACGCCAAGGAGACCGACGACCTGAAGGCCGCCTACGGCGCCGCCGAGGGCAGCAAGGCGCCGCGCGGCATGGCCGGGGCGGTCAAGGAGCTGGAGAAGCGGCAGAAGAGCCGGGCCACCCGCACCCGGCGGGAGACCCTCGGCGTCGCCCTGCTCGACCTGCTCGGCTTCTACCGGGACGTGCTCGCGCTTCAGCTCGGCTCCACCGGCGCGCTGGCCAACGAGGACCAGCGGCAGGCGCTGAACCGGGTCGCCCAGGCCGGTCCGCCGGAGAGCACGCTGCGCCGGATCGAGGCGGTGCTCGCCTGCCGCGAGGCGCTGGACCGCAACGTCGACCCGCTGCTCGCGGTCGAGGCGATGACGGTGGCGCTGCGCGCGGGCTGA